One genomic region from Clostridia bacterium encodes:
- the purM gene encoding phosphoribosylformylglycinamidine cyclo-ligase, translated as MKSFSESYKEAGVDITAGYKAVELMKKHIARTMTGGADQIGGFGGLFSLDLTGYAHPVLVSGTDGVGTKLKLAFLQDKHDTVGIDCVAMCVNDVICCGAKPLFFLDYIACGKNVPERIAEIVSGVAEGCVQSGSALIGGETAEMPGFYPEDEYDLAGFSVGIVERDKVIDKTAMKEGDVMIALPSSGVHSNGFSLVRKVFDVENSDLNVRYPELGGKNLGETLLTPTRIYVKPMLALFDAVKVKGVSHITGGGFFENMPRSIPKGLGVEIKKEDVRVLPIFKLIQEKGNVPERDMFNTFNMGVGMSVVVEKQDVDKALAVLKEEGVDAYVVGKIIRSEDGVVLL; from the coding sequence ATGAAGAGTTTTTCCGAAAGTTACAAAGAAGCGGGCGTCGATATCACTGCGGGCTACAAAGCCGTCGAACTGATGAAAAAGCATATCGCGAGGACGATGACCGGCGGCGCCGACCAAATCGGCGGATTCGGCGGTTTGTTTTCCCTCGATCTGACGGGATACGCCCATCCCGTTCTCGTGTCGGGTACGGATGGCGTCGGCACCAAACTCAAACTCGCGTTTTTGCAGGATAAGCACGACACGGTCGGTATCGACTGCGTCGCGATGTGCGTGAACGACGTAATCTGCTGCGGCGCGAAACCCCTGTTTTTCCTCGATTACATCGCGTGTGGGAAAAACGTTCCCGAACGCATCGCCGAGATCGTCTCGGGCGTGGCGGAAGGTTGCGTCCAATCCGGAAGCGCTTTGATCGGCGGCGAGACCGCCGAAATGCCCGGTTTTTACCCCGAGGACGAATACGATCTCGCGGGGTTCTCGGTCGGCATCGTCGAGCGCGATAAAGTCATCGATAAGACCGCGATGAAGGAAGGCGACGTCATGATCGCGCTTCCGTCCTCCGGCGTTCATTCGAACGGATTCTCGCTCGTTCGCAAGGTCTTCGACGTGGAAAACAGCGACTTAAACGTCCGTTATCCCGAACTCGGCGGGAAGAACCTCGGCGAGACCCTTCTGACTCCGACGAGGATCTACGTCAAGCCGATGCTTGCCCTGTTCGACGCGGTCAAGGTCAAGGGCGTCTCCCATATCACCGGCGGCGGCTTCTTCGAGAATATGCCCCGTTCGATCCCCAAAGGACTCGGCGTCGAGATCAAAAAAGAGGACGTTCGCGTTCTCCCGATCTTCAAACTCATCCAAGAAAAGGGCAACGTCCCCGAAAGAGATATGTTCAACACCTTTAATATGGGCGTCGGGATGAGCGTCGTCGTCGAAAAACAGGACGTCGACAAAGCGCTCGCCGTCTTGAAAGAAGAAGGCGTGGACGCGTACGTCGTCGGAAAGATCATCCGTTCGGAAGACGGAGTGGTCTTGTTATGA
- a CDS encoding phosphoribosylaminoimidazolesuccinocarboxamide synthase — MEKKEQLYEGKAKKVFATNDPDLVIVSYKDDATAFNGVKRGTIVGKGVVNNRMSNYLMEKLEKEGIPTHYVKELNERETAVKKVSIVPLEVIVRNIAAGSLSKRLGLPEGTPMKRTVLEYCYKCDALDDPMVNEYHILAMEYCTEEELKTIADMALKINAFLVKYFASINVELVDFKLEFGKTSDGKIVLADEISPDTCRFWDATTHEKLDKDRFRRDMGGVEDAYKEMMKRVLG; from the coding sequence TTGGAAAAGAAAGAGCAACTGTACGAAGGCAAGGCGAAGAAAGTGTTTGCGACGAACGATCCTGATCTCGTTATCGTTTCGTATAAAGACGACGCGACCGCTTTTAACGGCGTTAAGAGGGGAACGATCGTCGGAAAAGGCGTCGTCAACAATCGAATGAGCAACTATCTGATGGAAAAGCTCGAAAAGGAAGGAATTCCCACGCACTACGTCAAGGAATTGAACGAGCGCGAGACCGCGGTCAAAAAGGTCTCCATCGTTCCTTTGGAAGTCATCGTTCGCAACATCGCGGCGGGCTCTCTTTCCAAGCGTCTCGGACTTCCCGAAGGGACTCCGATGAAGCGCACCGTCCTCGAATACTGCTATAAATGCGACGCGCTGGACGATCCGATGGTCAACGAATACCATATTCTCGCGATGGAGTACTGCACCGAGGAAGAGCTCAAAACCATCGCCGATATGGCGCTTAAAATCAATGCGTTTCTCGTTAAGTACTTCGCTTCGATCAACGTCGAACTCGTCGACTTCAAACTCGAATTCGGAAAGACTTCGGACGGGAAGATCGTCCTCGCGGACGAGATTTCTCCCGATACCTGCCGCTTCTGGGACGCGACCACGCACGAAAAGCTCGACAAGGATCGTTTCAGAAGAGATATGGGCGGCGTAGAGGATGCTTACAAAGAAATGATGAAGAGGGTTCTCGGTTAA
- a CDS encoding ATP-dependent RecD-like DNA helicase — YQLTIISADDYSSKFNRFIVFSNRDIPSFYSIKLDFIDTSIDIINRKMPVRIINNYVVAIRPVELEDIATILDVKKVNTSTKEYRFMMDYLTKTGVSLTEIIDYDQKYYDQLKSELMNKCDSNNFFTMLNKCRNLSKNKMTGHNIVRYLLLRLHHSIMKAQIQSSENNWISNLCLVNESLPFDNMPFDASLHDHNPSLFDIFSSINIKGHEDEMLSRRIRINTEQKVQLFTPIEDVKKYGDTETLVKKFNSRLIQKHKRTRSLVIENGQIYINGYVNDTIWIINDLLRRKGSGLAGYKNSMSAWVDSNPAVDSEEKKKILPCIFSDSNLAMIYGAAGTGKTTLIKYLADFFANEDKLFLANTNPAKEHLRREINTKNSEFSTIAGSKQYLKQAYDVVFIDECSTVDNFAMKKLLEQLSCKLLVLVGDVFQIQSIAFGNWFGLARYFLPKNNIFELTTPYRVSQSSNLLGLWNRVRELEPKITEYIYRNKYSARLEDGTIFVSDLKDRIILCLNYDGLYGINNINRFLQSDNHNPPVVWDSWVYKVDDPILFNENNRFYPVLYNNLKGWIRDIHKDDMSITFSIEVDMSINGFGAAEAGFELLECDIPGHSIIRFSVNKYVDDDIGERKRDQVVPFQVAYAISIHKAQGLEYDSVKIVVTNEIEELISHNIFYTAITRAKRKLKIYWTPETQQKILSSIEPISNQRDACILEKKYGMKIVNMVKQVKRKL, encoded by the coding sequence TATCAGTTGACGATTATTTCTGCCGATGATTATTCTAGCAAATTCAACCGTTTTATCGTGTTTTCTAATCGTGATATTCCTTCATTCTACTCTATAAAACTTGATTTTATTGATACGTCTATTGATATTATTAATCGAAAAATGCCTGTCAGGATTATCAATAATTATGTAGTCGCGATTCGTCCGGTTGAATTGGAAGATATAGCCACAATTTTAGATGTTAAAAAAGTTAATACAAGCACAAAAGAATACAGGTTTATGATGGATTATCTGACCAAGACCGGCGTTAGTCTTACAGAAATAATCGATTATGATCAAAAATACTACGATCAGTTAAAAAGCGAGCTAATGAACAAATGTGATTCCAATAATTTTTTCACTATGCTTAATAAATGTCGGAATCTTTCAAAAAACAAAATGACAGGACATAATATTGTTCGCTACTTGTTATTACGGTTGCATCATAGTATTATGAAAGCACAAATACAGTCATCGGAAAACAACTGGATTTCTAATTTGTGTTTAGTAAACGAATCTCTGCCATTTGATAATATGCCTTTTGATGCGTCCCTTCATGACCATAATCCGTCGCTGTTCGATATTTTTTCAAGTATAAATATCAAGGGACATGAGGATGAAATGCTTTCAAGGCGGATACGAATCAACACCGAACAAAAAGTGCAATTGTTTACGCCGATAGAGGATGTCAAAAAATATGGCGACACAGAAACTTTGGTAAAAAAGTTTAATTCGCGTCTTATTCAAAAACATAAACGCACAAGAAGTTTAGTGATAGAAAATGGGCAAATATACATTAACGGATATGTGAACGATACAATTTGGATTATCAATGATCTGTTAAGAAGAAAAGGCAGCGGATTGGCAGGATATAAGAACTCGATGTCAGCGTGGGTGGATTCAAATCCCGCAGTTGATTCTGAAGAAAAAAAGAAGATCTTGCCTTGTATTTTTTCTGATTCCAATCTTGCTATGATTTACGGCGCGGCAGGAACCGGTAAAACAACATTAATTAAGTATTTAGCGGATTTCTTTGCAAACGAGGACAAATTGTTTTTGGCAAACACGAATCCGGCAAAAGAACATCTTCGCAGAGAAATAAACACCAAAAACAGTGAGTTTAGCACTATTGCAGGAAGTAAACAGTATTTGAAACAGGCTTATGACGTGGTGTTTATTGATGAATGTAGTACTGTAGATAATTTTGCGATGAAAAAGCTTTTAGAGCAACTATCATGCAAATTGTTGGTGCTTGTTGGAGATGTGTTTCAGATCCAATCAATTGCATTTGGGAATTGGTTTGGGCTTGCTCGCTATTTCCTGCCCAAAAACAACATATTTGAACTCACTACACCTTATCGTGTTAGTCAGAGCAGTAATTTACTTGGATTATGGAATCGTGTGCGGGAATTGGAGCCCAAGATTACTGAATACATTTATCGGAATAAATACTCTGCGCGACTGGAAGACGGAACTATTTTTGTAAGTGATTTAAAAGATCGGATAATCCTTTGTTTAAATTATGATGGCTTATATGGAATTAACAACATAAACCGGTTTTTGCAGAGCGATAATCATAACCCGCCTGTCGTATGGGATTCTTGGGTGTACAAAGTAGACGACCCAATCTTATTTAATGAAAATAACCGCTTTTACCCTGTACTTTATAACAATTTGAAAGGTTGGATTAGAGATATACATAAAGACGACATGTCCATAACTTTTTCGATTGAAGTAGATATGTCAATCAATGGTTTCGGGGCAGCAGAGGCAGGTTTTGAGTTGTTGGAGTGTGATATTCCGGGACATTCGATCATTCGCTTCTCGGTCAATAAATATGTCGATGATGATATCGGAGAACGGAAGAGAGATCAGGTCGTTCCGTTTCAAGTCGCATATGCCATATCAATACATAAAGCACAAGGGTTGGAATATGATTCTGTAAAAATCGTCGTAACAAATGAAATTGAAGAACTGATCTCTCATAATATCTTTTATACTGCAATCACACGAGCGAAGAGAAAACTGAAAATATACTGGACCCCCGAAACTCAACAGAAAATATTGTCTTCAATCGAACCGATTTCTAACCAAAGGGATGCCTGTATTTTGGAGAAAAAGTATGGCATGAAAATCGTAAATATGGTGAAGCAAGTAAAAAGAAAGCTCTAA
- a CDS encoding amidophosphoribosyltransferase — protein sequence MGAFFGVVSKEDCICDVFFGTDYHSHLGTKLGGLVAADPARGLQRKIHNLGNAPFRTKFEHIFDEMKGNAAIGVISDYDPQPLLIRSHLGTYAICFVGVINNADELVKRHLAEGGLFSAASGGEINSIELIAALINRKSNFIDGLNYARNEIEGTANILVLKEDGTLLAARDRMGRLPILVGKKEDAYCVAFESFAYQKLGYKDYSELGPNEIAAITADGVTRLQAPGEDMRICSFLWTYYGYPTSCYEGVNVEEMRYRNGEIMAKEDKARGTAVDVDYICGVPDSGTPHAIGYSNESHIPFARPYIKYTPTWSRSFLPNNQVDRNKIAKMKQIPVRQLIKDKSLLFVDDSIVRGTQLRETVEFLYENGAKAVHMRSACPPIMFGCKYLNFSRATSDMELITRRVIMELEGEEGFKHLDEYSDATTERGKKMRKAICDKFGFESLEFQSIEGMEEAIGISPCKLCTYCWNGKE from the coding sequence ATGGGCGCTTTTTTCGGAGTGGTGTCCAAAGAAGATTGTATTTGCGACGTTTTCTTCGGTACGGATTATCATTCGCACCTCGGAACGAAACTCGGCGGACTCGTCGCGGCGGATCCCGCGCGCGGACTGCAACGCAAGATCCATAATTTGGGGAACGCACCCTTTCGGACGAAATTCGAGCATATTTTCGATGAAATGAAGGGGAACGCGGCGATCGGCGTCATCAGCGATTACGATCCGCAACCCCTTTTGATCCGCTCCCATCTCGGGACGTACGCGATCTGCTTCGTCGGCGTTATCAATAATGCGGACGAGCTCGTCAAGCGGCATCTTGCCGAGGGCGGTTTGTTTTCCGCCGCTTCGGGAGGCGAGATCAATTCGATCGAACTCATCGCCGCGCTGATCAACCGCAAATCGAACTTCATCGACGGGTTGAATTACGCGCGAAACGAGATTGAAGGAACGGCGAATATCCTCGTCCTGAAAGAGGATGGTACGCTTCTCGCCGCGCGCGACAGAATGGGGCGGCTTCCGATCTTGGTCGGAAAGAAAGAGGACGCTTACTGCGTCGCTTTCGAGTCGTTCGCCTATCAAAAACTCGGTTACAAAGATTATTCCGAGCTCGGTCCGAACGAGATCGCGGCGATCACCGCGGACGGCGTTACGAGATTGCAGGCTCCCGGAGAGGATATGCGGATCTGCTCCTTCCTTTGGACGTATTACGGCTACCCGACTTCCTGTTACGAAGGCGTAAACGTCGAGGAAATGCGGTATCGCAACGGCGAGATTATGGCGAAGGAAGATAAAGCGCGGGGAACCGCCGTCGACGTGGATTATATCTGCGGCGTGCCCGATTCGGGAACGCCCCACGCGATCGGGTATTCCAACGAGAGCCATATTCCTTTCGCGCGCCCCTACATCAAATACACGCCGACTTGGTCGAGGAGCTTTTTGCCGAATAACCAAGTCGATCGCAACAAGATCGCGAAGATGAAGCAGATCCCCGTCCGCCAGCTGATCAAGGATAAGAGCCTTTTATTCGTGGACGACTCGATCGTCCGCGGAACGCAGCTGCGCGAAACGGTCGAATTTCTGTATGAGAACGGCGCGAAAGCCGTCCATATGCGTTCGGCGTGTCCCCCGATCATGTTCGGCTGCAAATATCTGAATTTCTCCCGCGCGACGAGCGATATGGAACTCATAACGCGCAGGGTCATTATGGAACTCGAAGGGGAAGAGGGCTTTAAGCACCTTGACGAGTACAGCGACGCGACGACCGAGCGCGGCAAGAAGATGCGCAAAGCGATCTGCGATAAATTCGGATTCGAATCGCTGGAATTCCAGTCCATCGAAGGAATGGAAGAAGCGATCGGGATCTCCCCTTGCAAACTCTGCACCTATTGCTGGAACGGAAAAGAATAA
- the purE gene encoding 5-(carboxyamino)imidazole ribonucleotide mutase: MTKKVGIVMGSDSDLPVLQKAIDTLASYGVPFEVHVFSAHRTPEEVRVFASTARENGFGVIIAAAGMAAHLAGAIAANTTLPVIGIPIKSAGLGGLDALLSTVQMPSGIPVATVAIDGAVNAATLAVQILSVYDEGLCKKSDEFRLKNAEKVLSKNAAIEKQYNL; encoded by the coding sequence ATGACGAAAAAAGTCGGAATCGTTATGGGAAGTGACAGCGATTTGCCCGTTTTGCAAAAAGCGATCGACACGCTTGCGTCCTACGGCGTGCCTTTCGAAGTCCACGTCTTTTCGGCGCACCGAACGCCCGAGGAAGTTCGGGTCTTCGCTTCTACCGCAAGGGAGAACGGATTCGGCGTGATCATAGCCGCCGCGGGAATGGCTGCCCATCTTGCGGGCGCGATCGCCGCGAACACGACGCTCCCCGTGATCGGGATCCCGATCAAGAGCGCGGGGCTCGGCGGATTGGACGCGCTGCTTTCGACCGTCCAAATGCCGTCCGGTATTCCGGTCGCGACCGTCGCGATCGACGGCGCCGTGAACGCCGCGACGCTCGCCGTCCAGATCCTGAGCGTATACGACGAGGGTCTTTGTAAAAAGTCGGACGAATTCCGCCTGAAAAACGCAGAAAAGGTCTTGTCGAAGAACGCCGCGATCGAGAAACAATATAACTTATAA